From Vitis vinifera cultivar Pinot Noir 40024 chromosome 3, ASM3070453v1, the proteins below share one genomic window:
- the LOC132253565 gene encoding pentatricopeptide repeat-containing protein At2g27800, mitochondrial-like, translating to MISFRGGCLRYLYHYRNSMNQIFSKTLSHNYFANPITFTNHTPPSLYSPSKHTILPCHFHHIIHKLNPKQSMTQTRIDTSLYKYPSLLFCCSYSNVAPSRSFRRRASKRLKANTKPRLDEAQFHHAISQLPPRFGPEELSRILSLQKNPVVCLEIFNWASQQPRFRHDVSTYHVTIKNLGAAKLYQEMDGVVNQVLAVPYIGSEALYNSMIYYFVEAQKLIRAVNILNHMRSRRTLDCRPSVRTYNILFAAFLRRGNNSYISHLYMEPVRRLFKQMIDDGVEPDVFSLNSMIKGYVHSLHVNDALRIFHQMGVVFNNCLPNSYTYDYLIHGLCAQGRTNNARELYDEMKRKGFIPSSKVYNSLVNALALGGQVEEAVNFLREMFEKHRSADFITYQTVLDEMCRQGRTEDSMQLLKELQEKELVDGHTYRKLLNVLEDDFGNSSYRNRFR from the coding sequence ATGATTTCTTTTCGTGGAGGTTGTTTGAGGTATCTTTATCATTATAGAAATTCTATGAATCAAATTTTCTCTAAAACCCTATCTCACAATTATTTTGCAAACCCGATAACTTTCACAAATCATACACCTCCCTCATTGTATTCTCCATCCAAACACACTATTCTTCCATGTCATTTCCATCACATTATTCACAAATTGAATCCTAAACAATCCATGACTCAAACCCGGATCGACACAAGTTTGTACAAATACCCCAGCCTTTTGTTCTGTTGTTCTTATTCAAATGTAGCACCATCAAGATCCTTTAGAAGGAGAGCTAGTAAAAGATTGAAAGCTAATACCAAACCTCGGCTTGATGAAGCCCAATTTCACCATGCCATATCACAGCTTCCCCCAAGATTCGGTCCCGAGGAATTATCCAGAATTTTAAGTCTTCAAAAAAATCCTGTTGTGTGTTTGGAGATATTCAATTGGGCATCACAACAGCCTAGGTTCAGGCATGATGTTTCGACTTATCACGTTACGATAAAGAACCTTGGTGCTGCAAAATTGTACCAAGAGATGGATGGTGTTGTTAACCAAGTGCTTGCTGTTCCTTATATTGGTTCTGAGGCCCTTTATAATTCGATGATATATTACTTCGTTGAAGCCCAGAAGTTGATTAGAGCTGTAAATATATTGAACCACATGAGGAGTCGCAGAACCTTGGATTGTAGGCCTTCGGTCAGGACTTACAATATCCTCTTTGCAGCATTCTTGAGGAGGGGAAACAATTCTTATATAAGCCATTTGTATATGGAGCCTGTTAGACGTCTTTTCAAGCAAATGATCGATGATGGAGTTGAACCTGATGTTTTCTCTTTGAATTCCATGATTAAGGGCTATGTGCATTCTCTTCATGTCAATGATGCCCTTAGAATATTCCATCAGATGGGGGTAGTTTTTAATAACTGCCTGCCGAACTCGTATACATATGATTATTTGATCCATGGGTTATGTGCCCAAGGCCGAACAAACAATGCTAGGGAGTTATATGATGAAATGAAGAGAAAAGGTTTTATTCCAAGCAGCAAGGTATATAATTCGCTTGTGAATGCTTTGGCTCTTGGTGGCCAGGTTGAGGAGGCAGTGAATTTTCTGCGGGAGATGTTTGAAAAGCACAGGTCAGCTGATTTCATTACATACCAGACAGTCTTGGATGAGATGTGCAGACAAGGAAGGACTGAGGATTCCATGCAGTTATTAAAGGAGCTGCAAGAGAAAGAGCTTGTTGATGGGCATACTTACAGGAAACTTCTCAATGTGCTTGAAGACGACTTTGGAAATTCGAGTTACAGAAACAGATTCAGGTAA